The DNA sequence TACGCTGATCGAACTGGTCCCGACGTTTATGGTGGAGAGTAACGTACCGACGATCGTAGCGGTCCAGCCCTATACGGCGCTGGAAGTCGAAGGCCGCGACCTCTACATCCGCGAGGGCTGCGTCAACTGCCACAGCCAGATGGTACGGCCGTTCCGGTCGGAAACCGAACGCTACGGCGAGTACTCCAAAGCCGGAGAGTTCGTTTACGACCACCCGTTCCTGTGGGGCAGCAAACGAACCGGGCCGGATCTGCACCGCGAAGGTGGCAAGTACCCCAACTCCTGGCACTACCATCACATGCGCGACCCGGCTTCGATGTCGCCCGGCTCCATCATGCCACCCTACCCCTGGCTGCTGGAACAGAAACTCGACGTATCGAGCACATCCGGTAAACTAAAAGCCCTGCAGTCGGTGGGCGTTCCCTACGATGACGCAAGCATCACCTACGCCAGCGACGACCTGCAAAAGCAGGCTACGGCAATCAGCGACCAGCTCGCCAAAGACGGAATCAAGATCAGGTCCGACCGCGAGATCGTCGCGCTCATCGCCTACCTGCAACGACTGGGCACGGACATCAGGAAAATGGAACATCAATAAGGTAGAGCCGCCACCCCTTGCGTCTCGGCTGCCGGATGGTTTTGTTGAGCCACTAGCCGGAGAGATGCAACGGGTGGCGCCCCAACACAACTAAAAAATCATGTTCAAGCAATTCATAACAGCAATCCCCGGGGCCGACCGCTACATGATTGGCTCTTTCCTGACCTTCTTCCTCTTTTTCGTACTGGTGGGACTCTACCTGTGGCTGGCCGACAAGAGCCACATTCAGCAGATGAGCCGCCTACCCTTCGATGATTCATCCACCGATTAACGTATCCGTTGTCCATGACTCTGTTCCTTCTTTTTCTTACGGGCGATCCGGTCAAGTCCATGTGGAACCTCAGTTCTGCCCAGGATCTGCTGCTGATCATGCTGGCGCTTATCCTGCTCGTCGGGATGGTGCTGGTCGGCGTTGTTGCCGTTTACCTGCTGCTCATTCTCCAGAAAGCGCTGGGCTCCGCGCCGGCGAATAAACCCGCCGATACCCGTACGGTCTGGCAGCGAATTTCCGGTCTGCACGCCCTGAGCCAGGAAAAAGACCTGGTGATGGAACACGCCTACGACGGCATTCTCGAACTCGACAACCCGACGCCCCCCTGGTTCATGGGTCTGTTTTACAGCACGATTGGCTTCGGCGTCATTTATCTTCTGCTGTTTCACGTACTGGGGGTGAGCAACCTGCAGGCAGCCGAATACACCAAAGAGATGGCCCTGGGCGAACAACAACGCGAGGCTTACATCAAAAAAGTAGCTGGTTCCATCAACGAGAACACCGTCAAACTCGCCAAAGACGAAAAGTCGCTGGACGCGGGCAAGGCGCTCTTTCTGCAAAACTGTCTGGCCTGCCACGGCCACCAGGGGCAGGGGGGCGTGGGGCCTAACCTGACCGATGAGTTCTGGCTGCATGGCGGCACGGTGAAATCGGTTTTCCACACCATCAGCGAAGGCGTACCCGACAAAGGGATGATGTCGTGGAAGAAACAGCTCAACCCGTTGCAGGTGCAGCAGGTAGCCAGCTATATCCTGTCGCTGCAGGGTACCAAACCCGCCGGTGCCAAAGAACCGCAGGGCGTAAAAGAACCCGCCACCGACCAGGTAGCAGTAACCCTGTAGGCATCCCCACCCGATAACCGTACCCATGACACCCAACCTACCCCTCACCGAACCCACCGACGATTATTTCCGGTCGCACCTGCCCAATCAGAACGAGAACGGCGGTCGGCGGTGGCTGTACCCCCGCGCGACGTCGGGTACGTATACGCGCTGGCGTACGGGGGTAGCCGTTGTGCTGCTGGCAGCGCTGTTTGCCGGCCCGTTCGTGTGGGTCGATGGTCACCCGCTGTTTCTGTTCAACGTGCTCGAACGCCGGTTCATCTTCTTCGGTGTTACGTTCTGGCCGCAGGATTTTTACCTCGTTGCCATCGGGCTGATCACGTTCATTGTCTTCGTATCGCTCTTTACGGTCGTCTACGGCCGGGTATTCTGTGGCTGGGCCTGTCCGCAAACGATCTTCATGGAAATGGTTTTCCGGAAAATCGAAGGCTGGATCGAGGGCGACGTCAACGCCCGCAAACGGCTGGATGCGTCGCCCTGGACCACGGAGAAAGTCCTCAAGAAGACGGCCAAACACGCAGCATTTCTGCTAATCTCGTTCGCCATCAGCAACACCTTTCTGGCTTATATCATCGGCCGCGACCAATGGCTGACGCTCGTCACCGACAATCCGGCACAACACCTCGCGGGCTTGTTCGCTATGGTGGTCTTCACGGGGGTTTTCTACGCCGTTTTTGCGTACCTGCGCGAGATCGTCTGCACGACCATCTGCCCCTACGGGCGGCTGCAGGGGGTAATGCTGGACAAAAACTCACTCGTGGTGGCCTATGACTACATCCGGGGCGAACCGCGCGGCAAGCTAAAAAAGGCCGAGCTGACACCTGCCAAAGGCGACTGCATCGACTGCAAGCTGTGCGTACATGTATGCCCTACGGGAATCGACATCCGCAACGGTACCCAGCTGGAATGCATCAACTGCACCGCCTGCATGGACGTGTGCGACGAGGTAATGACCAAAGTAAGCCGGCCGCCGGGCCTGATCCGGATCGACTCCCAGCAGGGGATCGAAAACCGCCAGCCGTTCCGGTTTACGGGCCGTATCCGCGCCTACACCGGCGTACTCATGGCGTTGTTGGCCGTACTGGGTTTCCTGCTCGTGAGCCGCCCGGCCCTCGACGTCACAATCTTGCGGGCACCGGGGCAGTTGTTTCAGCTTGAACCAAACGGCCGCATCGCGAACCTGTATTCGGTCGAAGTAATCAACAAAACGTACCAGCCACTGCCCGTTCAGTTCCGCATCAGCCACCCCGACGCGAAACTAAACTTCGTGCAGCCGTTGACGCAGATCGCGCCCGGCGAACTGACCAAAACGATGTTTTTCATTACGCTGCCTCCGAAGGCTGTTCGCCAGAGTAACACGACCCTCCAGATCGAGATCATCTCGAACGGGACCGTCGTCGATCAGATCGAAACCAATTTTCTGGGACCGGGGCGTTGATGATCGAGTGAAGGCTAACCGGCTTCCGAATACGCCACCCACCCGTTCATCTGATTTATCCAACCCGCTCAATCACTCATCTATTCAATAAGCACATGAACTGGGGAAAATCCATCGTACTTGTTTTCATCGTCTTTGCCGGTTTCATCGGGACGATGGTGGTTCAGATGAGCCGGGAACGTATCGACCTGGTTCGGGACGACTACTACCAGGATGAAATCGCCTACCAGCAGCACATCGACCGGGTTGCCAACGCCCGCCGGTTCGATCCGAAGGCTTATATCCACTACCACTCCGACCGCCGGCTGGTTGAGGTGACACTGCCTGACGCACTCACGCAGGGGGTACTTACCCTCTACCGTCCCGCCGACCGCCGGCAGGATGACCGGCAGGTACTCTCGTCGGGTATGCCCGGACGGTTCACCCTGTCCATGCAGCACAAACCCGCCGGGTTGTGGCGGGCGCAGCTTACCTGGTCCGACGGGCAGCGGGAGTACTATACCGAACGTGAATTGATACTGCCATGATAATCGGGTGGACAACGGCGCTGCTGACGGGGCTGGCCGGCAGTCTGCACTGCGTGGGTATGTGCGGGCCGCTGGCAATGGCATTACCCGTTGGGCGGTTGCCACAGCATCAGCGGGCACTGGCGCGCGGCCTGTACCATGCCGGTCGGCTGAGCGCGTATAGTCTGTTGGGAGCGGTGGTCGGTACGGTGGGTCAGGGCCTGCTGCTCACCGGCCTGCAACGGCCAGTTTCCATCGGGGCGGGTATGCTGCTGCTGATCTGGGCGCTGTCGGCGCGGTCCTTACCCGGCTGGATCAACACCTCGCCCCTGGCCCGCCGGCTCACGGCACCCCTGACCGCGCTGCTCCGGCGGCCTACCCTGCCGCACATGGCCGGACTGGGTTTTCTGAACGGGCTGTTGCCGTGCGGGTCGGTGTACATTGCTTTGGCAGGGGCGCTGATGACACCATCGGCGGGGGGCGGGGCCGCCTACCTGCTGGCGTTCGGCGCGGGAACGCTGCCAGCCATGCTGAGCGTAAACCTGGTCTTGAGTTACCTGACGCCCCGCTTTCGGCAGCGGCTCGGGCGGGGCCTGCCCCTGGCGACGGTGCTGGTAGCCCTGCTGCTCATTGTGCGGGGCATAGGACTTTCCGCGCCACCGTCGTCGGCCGGGGCGGGAAGTCCCATACCGGTATGCCACGGTATCCCTTCAGTGTGACGGCGTATTTGATTTGCGGGAACCCCGGGTATCGATGTGCAGCAGTCGATAAAGTGGACAGGACCCCGATAACCCCGTTAGCAGCAGTATACCACTTAACGGAAAAAGAAGCCAGTTCAGTGGCGAGGTCACGTCATTGATAATGAATACGATCATCAGACACAGGCCACTAACAAGTCGAATAATAACGTCGTAGTCACCAAGGTTACGTTTCATAGCGATATCTGTATAATTGACTGGCGAAAGGTACCTGAACACCGCCGTCCGGACCGTGATACGGGTCAGGCCGGCCGATGATTTCCCTCAACGCTGACACCGGACACGCACAAAACCACACCACACGTATGCCCACCACCCCAACGCTATCCGCCCCCAACCACTCCCTGACCGGCCTTTCGCCCGCTCAGGTTGAAGCCGCCCGACAGGCGTACGGACCCAATCGACTCGTCAGCACGGAGACCCGAACGGGCTGGCGGCTGATCGTTGAGGTTATATCCGAGCCGATGTTCATTCTGCTCGCCGTAGCCTCCCTGCTCTACGTTCTACTCGGTCAGTGGCACGAAGGCGTCGTGCTGGGTGTCGCCATGCTGCTGGTAGCGGGCATCTCCATTTTTCAGACCGTGCGCAGCAACCGGGCGCTGCAGGCCCTGCAGCACCTGACGCAACCCACCGTGTCGGTCATGCGCGACGGTCAGCTGATGAGCCTGCCCGTTGAAGCGATCGTAGTGGGCGACGTGCTCTGGCTCACCGAAGGACAAACCATCCCAGCCGACGGGCTCCTGATCCAGGCCAATGACTGCTCCGTCGACGAAGCCATCCTGACCGGCGAGTCGGTGCCGGTAGCCAAGACCCAGCCCGATGTCGACCCACTGCTGGCGGGTACGCTGCTCACCGCCGGCAGCGCCTACGCGCGCGTCACCGCCGTGGGAGAAGCCACTACCCTCGGCAAACTGGGCCGTTCGCTACAGACGATCGAGATCGAAAAAACACCCCTGCAGCAGCAGATCGGCCAGTTTGTGCAGCGGATGGCCTTCGCCGGATTCGGCGCTTTCGCCCTCGTCTGGGCCATCAACTTCGCCAACTCCGGCAACTGGGTCACCTCGCTGCTGCTGGGCCTGACCATTGCCATGTCGGTCATACCGGAAGAGATCCCCGTTGCGTTCAGCAGCTTTATGGCCCTGGGGGCGGCCCGGATGGTGGGGTTCGGCGTACTGACCAAGCAACCCCAGACAGTCGAAAGCCTGGGATCGGCCACCGTGATCTGTACCGACAAGACTGGCACCCTCACCCAGGACGGCATGACCGTTGTTCAGCTCTACGACGACGCCATCCACCGCCTGGTCCCCCTCACTGCCCCCCTCCCGCCAACGGCACGCACCGTACTGGCCTACGCCCGCTGGGCCAGCGAACCCGACCCCTTCGATCCCATGGAAAAGGCCATTGTCACGGCCTACGCAACGCACTTCAGCCCGGCAACGCACCCCCTGCACTACGAATACCCGCTGGGCGGCACCCCACCCATGATGACCCATGTCTACGAATCGGTAACGGGGCCGGTGCGGGTGGCGGGCAAGGGAGCCGTAGAACGCATCGTTCAGGTGTGCCGGCTGGCCGGGGCCGACGCCGACGCGATTCTGGCGCAGGCCACGACGCTCGCCAGCCAGGGCTACCGGGTGCTGGGCGTGGCGGGCAGCGACTGGCCGGGGGAAGAATACCCCACCGACCAGAGTGATTTCCCTTGGTCGTTCAAAGGGCTCATCGCCCTCGAAAATCCCCCGAAAGAAAATGCCGGGGCCGTTGTTCGCCAGTTTACCCGGGCGGGCATCACGGTTAAAATGATTACCGGCGACTCGCCCGAAACGGCCCGGGCCATTGCCCACCAGGTCAACATACCCGGGGCAGAGAACTTCCTGACGGGCCGGGCCGTCATGGGCATGACCGAGCAGGCGCTGCAAACCCAGGTTGAGCAGATCAACGTATTTGCCCGGATGTTTCCCGAGGCTAAACTGCGGGTGATCCGGGCGCTGAAGGCAAACGGCGAAGTGGTTGCCATGACCGGCGACGGTGTCAACGACGGACCCGCCCTCAAAGCCGCCCATATTGGCGTGGCTATGGGCCGGCGCGGAACAGAGGTCGCCAAACAGGCCGCGTCGCTGGTGCTGGTGAACGACGATCTGGGGGGTATGGTCGATGCCATTGCGCAGGGACGACGCATCTACCAGAACCTGAAACGCGCCATCGGCTACATCGTCTCCATCCACATCCCCATCATCCTGACCGTGACCCTGCCATTGCTGTTCGGTTGGCAATATGTCAACCTGTTCAGCCCCATTCACATTATCTTTCTGGAACTGGTGATGGGACCAACCTGCTCCATTGCCTTTGAGAACGAGCCCGCCGAGCAGGACCTGATGCGGCAGAAGCCCCGGCGGTTCACCGATACATTCTTTACCGCGGGCGAACTGGGGCTTAGCGTGGTCCAGGGGCTGGTGATTGCCGGAGTCGTCCTGGCCGTGTACTGGCAGTCCATGCAGGCGGGCAACTCCCTGAACCACGTCCGGACCGTGACCTTCGTGACGCTGGTGCTGAGTAACATCTGGCTGACACTGGTGAGCCGGTCGAACCGAAAATCGGTGCTGGCTACCCTGAGTCGCCCCAACGCGCTGCTCTGGCTCATGCTGGCCCTGACGGTAGCCCTGCTGTTGCTGACGATGCTGCTCCCACCCATGCGCGGGATGGCTCAGTTCATGCTCCTGTCGGGGGCCGACCTAGTCCGGTGTGTGGGCTGGTCGGTGGCGGGTGTCGGCTGGATCGAGCTGTACAAACGCTGGCAGCCCGCCCGGCTCCGGCGTTCGTCACATGCCTAGCAACTGCTGGGTGAGCTGGCCGGTGGTATCCTTGTCGGGCATACCTACCTGCCGCCACAGCTCGATGCCCTGCCGCACCAGCACGAACGACGGCACCTGAGTGATCCCGAAACTCTGGACCACTTCGGGGTGGGCGGCTTCGTCGATTTTAAGGATGCGAACCGAGTGACCGATGAGCGTTTGCAGGGAAGCGGTCATGTCGGCCAGCAGCGTCTGTTGCAGACGATCGGTCCGGGCGGTCGACGTAAATATCAGCAGGACGGCCGACCGGGCGGGGATGAGTATAGGATGTGGATCGTCGCGTTTCATAGCGGAGCGGCCTTCCATATGCGTAGGGCAAACTAATCGTTGTTACAGTTGGTGTAAAAGTGCTTCTTTAACCAGCCGAAACAACTGATGTACGTCAGGCAACGGCCTGATTATCGACCGGTTTCTGCCCGATTCACTGTACCTTGGCGGACGGACAGATCCGTATGCCGGCTACGCCAACCTTTTCTGTTTATGATGACCGACCTGTATTCCAATGCCTTAACCGAACTGCTCATCGAGAAGAGTGATGACTTTATCGGTATTTATGATCTGGAAGACGAGCGGTTCGTTCGGATTAATAAGGCGGGTGTCAGGATGCTGGGCTTCTCCTCCGAGCAGGCTCTGCTGGACGACCCCATCCGGTCCCGCTCCCTGCGTACTCAGCCGCTGGAAGGTGAGCACCGGACCAGCCTGATCGAGCGGCTCATCCGGGCGGGCCAGCACGAGGAAACGGCTCAGATTGGCCGGCAGAACGGGCAGTCATTCTGGGGTCAGCTCATCATGAGCGCCTTCACGGCCCATGACCGGTCCTACGCCCTCATCCGGCTTATCGACCAGGGGCGGCTCCACCAGGCCGAGCGAGACCTGGAGCACAGCGTCCGGCGGTACGAAGCTATTTTCTCCAATGCCACCATCGGCATCGTCGTCTGCGACGCGCGGGGCCAGATCGTATCTGTCAACCAGCTGGCCGAGCACCTCTTCGGCTACGCCCCGGGCGAGTTGCTCTCGCTGACCATTGAACGGCTGGTTCCTACCGCCGTCAGCAGCTATCACGAAAAGCTCCGCCAGTCGTTCAATGCCCACCCCCAGGTGCGGGCCATGGGCCACAACCGAGACCTGCACGCCCAGCGCAAAGACGGGTCGGTGTTTCCGGTGGAGATCAGCTTGAGCTATTTCCAGCTGGAAGAGGAGCTGTACGTAGTGGCTTACATCATTGATATCACGTTTAAGAAAGAAGCCGAGCGGCAGCTGCTGGCCCACCGCGACCACATTGAGCGGCTCAATGCCGAGCTGGAACAGAAAGTGGCCGACCGCACCCACGCGCTGATGAACACCCTCGACCAGCTGGAGCAGTCGAAAGACGAGCTGGCCCGCGCGCTCGAAGCCGAGCGGGAGCTAGGAGAACTGAAATCCCGCTTCGTCGCTATGGCGTCGCACGAGTTTCGCACGCCCCTCACGGCCGTGCTGACCTCCGCTACGCTGATCGAGAAATATACCCTGGGCGACCAGCAGGAGAAGCGCCAGAAGCACATCGACCGCATCCGGTCGTCGGTCAATCATCTCAACGACATCCTCGAAGAGTTTCTGTCGGTAGGGCGGCTCGAAGAAGGCAAGATCGACGCCAACCCCTCGCGGGTCGATATTAGTCAGCTGGTGACCGAAACCGTTGGCGACATGCTGGGCATGCTGAAACCGCAGCAAACTATCCAGACCGAACTGGCCTGCAGCCAGCCCATCTGGATCGACCCGTCACTGCTGCGCAAGATTTTGGTTAACCTCCTGTCCAATGCCGTCAAGTACTCCGGGCCGGGCTCGGTGGTGACCGTCCGGGCCGCCTGCACCGGGGGGCAACTGGCGCTCGCCATTACCGACCAGGGTATCGGCATCAGCAAAGACGATCAGGAGCATCTGTTCGAGCGTTTTTTCCGGGCCAAGAACGTAACCAACATCGCCGGTACCGGGCTGGGGCTGCACATCGTAGGCCGGTACGTCGAACTGATGCACGGTCAGGTATCCTTACAAAGTGAGTTGAATCTGGGCACAACCGTAACACTTATCCTTCCCTATGAAGACCATCCTCTTGATTGAAGACAACGAGGCCATCCGCGAGAATACCGCTGAGATCCTGGAACTGACAGGATACACCGTCCACACGGCAGAAAACGGAAAAGTCGGCGTCGAAAAAGCCCTCGCCCACAAACCGGATCTGGTTATCTGCGACATTATGATGCCCGTGCTGGATGGCTACGGCGTCCTGCACATTTTCAACAAAAACCCGCTCCTCGCGGGGGTACCGTTCATTTTTCTGACGGCTAAAACCGAACGGACGGACTTCCGCAAGGGCATGGAGCTGGGTGCCGATGATTACCTGACCAAGCCCTTCGACGAGTCGGAGCTGCTCAGTGCCATCGAAGGACGCCTGAACCGATTTCAGCACCTGGCCGGGCCGCAGCCCGAATCCAGCTACAACCTGCAGCAGGATGGACTCGACCAGTTTCTGGACCACGCCAAACAGGCCGGCAACCTGGAAAGCCTGTCGGCCGACCGGAAGACGCATCCCGTTCGCAAAAAACAGTACGTCTACTCGGAGGGCGACGAACCGACGCGCCTGTATTTTCTCAAAACGGGCAAGGTGAAAACGGTGCGGACCAATACCGACGGCAAGGAATTTATTACCGGCATCTACGGCCCCGGCGAATTCTTCGGCTACTACGCCCTGCTTGAACACAGCGACTACACCGACTCGGCGGTGACCCTGGACGATTCGGAGCTGATTTACATACCCAAGGACGATTTCCACCAGCTGCTGCTGGCCAACCCGGTCGTGGGCCAGCAGTTCATCAAACTCCTGGCCGGGCGCGTGGGCGAGCGCGAAGAGCAGTTGCTCGGTATGGCCTACAGCTCCCTCCGCCGGCGCGTGGCCGACACGCTGCTGCGGCTGAACGGGCAGCACCCCGGCGAAACCATCCAGCTCTCGCGCGACGACCTGGCCGCCATGATCGGTACGGCGACCGAGTCACTCATCCGGACGTTGAGCGAATTCAAGCAGGACGGTCTGATCGAGATGATGGCACCGGGCGGCATCCGGGTTCTCCAGCCCGACAGGCTACGCCGGGCCAACTGGTGAGCTGACGACAATCAGGCGGGGCACTAAGCCCGGTCACCCGTTCTGGCGGGGGTCGGGCTACTTTTATGACCAAAAAAAGACCCACCCGGTTCATGAAAACAGCCCTGTTCGTTACCGACTGCTCCATCGATGCGGCCCTGTCGCTCCGCCACTGGCTCGCGGCCCGGAACAGCCAGCCCGTCCGGCTAACCGTTGTGTACCCCTACGATATTACCCGTGGACAAACCCTGAGCCGCGATACGCTCAAACCCGCCAAAGCCGGTGCGGTCGCGAAGCTCGACAACTGGTCGGCCCTGCTCGATGCCCTCCCGGCCGGCCATCTCACCACCGAAACGCTGCTGGCGAGTCCGGAACTGGCGCTGTCCATTCACCTGCTGCTGCGGGGGTATGACTACTGGCTGGTCAACGACGAGGAACAGATCACCAGCCCCGCCGTAGCGGCCATACTGAACCAGTGTACTACCCGGGCGGAGGTCCTTTCCGGCAGCGCCCGGCTGGCCAGGGCCTAGCCCATTTCTGTCCCCTTGTCCTATGCTGTCCCGCCCCGCCCTGGTAGCCTGTCTGTTCCTGCTATGCTGCCCCCCGGCGGGCTGGTGTCAGTCCGTGCGGGGTGGTGCCGGATTCCTGTATGCCGGTCAGAGTGTGTGGCCCGGCGCGGCCTCGGCCATGTACGACGCCAGCCAACCCGCCCCCCGGCTCGCCAACGACCGCTATGTCCTGATCGGAGCCGAAGCCTACTACCGCCGGGACCGCTGGCTACTGGGCATCAACGCGTCGGCGCTGGCCAACAAACGGGCCGACGATCCCGCTGCGCAGACAACCATCGAGTCGTCGGCGTCGAACGTTCACCTGTGGGTGGGCTGGGTGGCGTGGCAAACCCGCCGGACAAAACTGTACCCCAGCCTGGGTCCCGGCATCAACTCCATGAACGTCAACCGTACGGCCGCCAACGGCACCACCACGATCTACGTGCTCGATGGGTTCGCCACCGACCTGGGCCTTACCCTCGACTGGTTCGTGCTGAAAGCCGATACCGAACTCACGCTCCACGCCGGAACGCTGCTCAGCCTGCGGGCGGGCTACCGGCTGACGACCGCGTCGGCCGAGTGGCAAAGCGATCATACCGGTCCCGCCCGGCTGGCCCCCTCCCGCTTTTCACCCCACGGTTTTTACGTCACGCTGGGTATTGGCGGGGGTGGCTTCCGCAGCCGCTAGCATCAGTTCCGGGCCTGACCAAGCTCATCGAAGCGGGTAATGGTACTCAGACCACACCGCCGGAGCGGGGTCTACTTTTGGGTAGTCTTCACGCGTCCAGATACCCGCTTATGGAACCCTACGTACTCCCTTTTCAGCAGATCACCAATCAGATGGTTGCCCAGGTAGGCGGCAAAAATGCGTCGCTTGGCGAAATGGTCACGCACCTCGGTGCACAGGGCGTTCAGGTGCCCGATGGCTTCGCGGTGACCACAGCCGCCTACCGCACCTTTCTGCAACAGAACCAGCTCGAAGCCGCCATCCGGCAGGCGCTGGCGCCCCTCAATACCACAACCTACGCCAACCTGTCGACCGTGGGCGCGCAAATCCGGGCGCTGATCCGGCAGGCACCCCTGCCCGAGGCCATCACGACGGCCATCCGCAGTGCTTACCAGACCCTTTGCCAGACCAGCCAGCCCCCCATCCAGGTAGCCGTTCGGAGCAGTGCCACGGCGGAAGACCTCGCCACGGCCAGCTTCGCCGGTCAGCACGAATCGTTCCTCAATGTCCGGTCGGAAACCGAACTGCTGGAAGCCTGCCGGTCGTGCTACGCATCGCTGTTTACCGACCGCGCCATCAAATACCGCAACGACAACGGCTTCGACCACCTGGCCGTG is a window from the Spirosoma rigui genome containing:
- a CDS encoding cbb3-type cytochrome c oxidase N-terminal domain-containing protein translates to MTLFLLFLTGDPVKSMWNLSSAQDLLLIMLALILLVGMVLVGVVAVYLLLILQKALGSAPANKPADTRTVWQRISGLHALSQEKDLVMEHAYDGILELDNPTPPWFMGLFYSTIGFGVIYLLLFHVLGVSNLQAAEYTKEMALGEQQREAYIKKVAGSINENTVKLAKDEKSLDAGKALFLQNCLACHGHQGQGGVGPNLTDEFWLHGGTVKSVFHTISEGVPDKGMMSWKKQLNPLQVQQVASYILSLQGTKPAGAKEPQGVKEPATDQVAVTL
- the ccoG gene encoding cytochrome c oxidase accessory protein CcoG, coding for MTPNLPLTEPTDDYFRSHLPNQNENGGRRWLYPRATSGTYTRWRTGVAVVLLAALFAGPFVWVDGHPLFLFNVLERRFIFFGVTFWPQDFYLVAIGLITFIVFVSLFTVVYGRVFCGWACPQTIFMEMVFRKIEGWIEGDVNARKRLDASPWTTEKVLKKTAKHAAFLLISFAISNTFLAYIIGRDQWLTLVTDNPAQHLAGLFAMVVFTGVFYAVFAYLREIVCTTICPYGRLQGVMLDKNSLVVAYDYIRGEPRGKLKKAELTPAKGDCIDCKLCVHVCPTGIDIRNGTQLECINCTACMDVCDEVMTKVSRPPGLIRIDSQQGIENRQPFRFTGRIRAYTGVLMALLAVLGFLLVSRPALDVTILRAPGQLFQLEPNGRIANLYSVEVINKTYQPLPVQFRISHPDAKLNFVQPLTQIAPGELTKTMFFITLPPKAVRQSNTTLQIEIISNGTVVDQIETNFLGPGR
- a CDS encoding FixH family protein → MNWGKSIVLVFIVFAGFIGTMVVQMSRERIDLVRDDYYQDEIAYQQHIDRVANARRFDPKAYIHYHSDRRLVEVTLPDALTQGVLTLYRPADRRQDDRQVLSSGMPGRFTLSMQHKPAGLWRAQLTWSDGQREYYTERELILP
- a CDS encoding sulfite exporter TauE/SafE family protein; this translates as MIIGWTTALLTGLAGSLHCVGMCGPLAMALPVGRLPQHQRALARGLYHAGRLSAYSLLGAVVGTVGQGLLLTGLQRPVSIGAGMLLLIWALSARSLPGWINTSPLARRLTAPLTALLRRPTLPHMAGLGFLNGLLPCGSVYIALAGALMTPSAGGGAAYLLAFGAGTLPAMLSVNLVLSYLTPRFRQRLGRGLPLATVLVALLLIVRGIGLSAPPSSAGAGSPIPVCHGIPSV
- a CDS encoding YgaP family membrane protein, which codes for MKRNLGDYDVIIRLVSGLCLMIVFIINDVTSPLNWLLFPLSGILLLTGLSGSCPLYRLLHIDTRGSRKSNTPSH
- a CDS encoding cation-translocating P-type ATPase, yielding MPTTPTLSAPNHSLTGLSPAQVEAARQAYGPNRLVSTETRTGWRLIVEVISEPMFILLAVASLLYVLLGQWHEGVVLGVAMLLVAGISIFQTVRSNRALQALQHLTQPTVSVMRDGQLMSLPVEAIVVGDVLWLTEGQTIPADGLLIQANDCSVDEAILTGESVPVAKTQPDVDPLLAGTLLTAGSAYARVTAVGEATTLGKLGRSLQTIEIEKTPLQQQIGQFVQRMAFAGFGAFALVWAINFANSGNWVTSLLLGLTIAMSVIPEEIPVAFSSFMALGAARMVGFGVLTKQPQTVESLGSATVICTDKTGTLTQDGMTVVQLYDDAIHRLVPLTAPLPPTARTVLAYARWASEPDPFDPMEKAIVTAYATHFSPATHPLHYEYPLGGTPPMMTHVYESVTGPVRVAGKGAVERIVQVCRLAGADADAILAQATTLASQGYRVLGVAGSDWPGEEYPTDQSDFPWSFKGLIALENPPKENAGAVVRQFTRAGITVKMITGDSPETARAIAHQVNIPGAENFLTGRAVMGMTEQALQTQVEQINVFARMFPEAKLRVIRALKANGEVVAMTGDGVNDGPALKAAHIGVAMGRRGTEVAKQAASLVLVNDDLGGMVDAIAQGRRIYQNLKRAIGYIVSIHIPIILTVTLPLLFGWQYVNLFSPIHIIFLELVMGPTCSIAFENEPAEQDLMRQKPRRFTDTFFTAGELGLSVVQGLVIAGVVLAVYWQSMQAGNSLNHVRTVTFVTLVLSNIWLTLVSRSNRKSVLATLSRPNALLWLMLALTVALLLLTMLLPPMRGMAQFMLLSGADLVRCVGWSVAGVGWIELYKRWQPARLRRSSHA
- a CDS encoding thioredoxin family protein, coding for MEGRSAMKRDDPHPILIPARSAVLLIFTSTARTDRLQQTLLADMTASLQTLIGHSVRILKIDEAAHPEVVQSFGITQVPSFVLVRQGIELWRQVGMPDKDTTGQLTQQLLGM
- a CDS encoding sensor histidine kinase — encoded protein: MMTDLYSNALTELLIEKSDDFIGIYDLEDERFVRINKAGVRMLGFSSEQALLDDPIRSRSLRTQPLEGEHRTSLIERLIRAGQHEETAQIGRQNGQSFWGQLIMSAFTAHDRSYALIRLIDQGRLHQAERDLEHSVRRYEAIFSNATIGIVVCDARGQIVSVNQLAEHLFGYAPGELLSLTIERLVPTAVSSYHEKLRQSFNAHPQVRAMGHNRDLHAQRKDGSVFPVEISLSYFQLEEELYVVAYIIDITFKKEAERQLLAHRDHIERLNAELEQKVADRTHALMNTLDQLEQSKDELARALEAERELGELKSRFVAMASHEFRTPLTAVLTSATLIEKYTLGDQQEKRQKHIDRIRSSVNHLNDILEEFLSVGRLEEGKIDANPSRVDISQLVTETVGDMLGMLKPQQTIQTELACSQPIWIDPSLLRKILVNLLSNAVKYSGPGSVVTVRAACTGGQLALAITDQGIGISKDDQEHLFERFFRAKNVTNIAGTGLGLHIVGRYVELMHGQVSLQSELNLGTTVTLILPYEDHPLD
- a CDS encoding response regulator; its protein translation is MKTILLIEDNEAIRENTAEILELTGYTVHTAENGKVGVEKALAHKPDLVICDIMMPVLDGYGVLHIFNKNPLLAGVPFIFLTAKTERTDFRKGMELGADDYLTKPFDESELLSAIEGRLNRFQHLAGPQPESSYNLQQDGLDQFLDHAKQAGNLESLSADRKTHPVRKKQYVYSEGDEPTRLYFLKTGKVKTVRTNTDGKEFITGIYGPGEFFGYYALLEHSDYTDSAVTLDDSELIYIPKDDFHQLLLANPVVGQQFIKLLAGRVGEREEQLLGMAYSSLRRRVADTLLRLNGQHPGETIQLSRDDLAAMIGTATESLIRTLSEFKQDGLIEMMAPGGIRVLQPDRLRRANW